In one window of Spirochaetota bacterium DNA:
- a CDS encoding DUF1761 domain-containing protein, with translation MNASFHFNWLPYLVSVAAYFLLGFLWYSFLFGELWAKETGTEMGRSNVTPALPLLGHVVASALYVLGLYLVVKLFGCVSIQDAILVAAGITAFSVLPLNAGTVLFKTKPALFGIDAGYQALGTLIVTVILTLWK, from the coding sequence ATGAACGCTTCATTCCACTTCAATTGGCTGCCGTATCTTGTTTCTGTTGCCGCGTATTTCCTGCTCGGATTCCTCTGGTACAGCTTTCTCTTCGGTGAACTCTGGGCAAAGGAGACCGGAACCGAAATGGGCCGGTCCAACGTTACGCCGGCGCTCCCCCTCCTCGGTCACGTGGTGGCATCTGCACTGTACGTGCTCGGCTTGTACCTCGTCGTGAAGCTTTTCGGATGCGTATCGATACAGGACGCCATCCTTGTCGCCGCGGGAATAACCGCGTTCTCCGTACTGCCGCTCAATGCAGGCACCGTGCTCTTCAAGACAAAACCCGCGCTCTTCGGCATCGACGCCGGGTATCAGGCCCTCGGCACGTTGATCGTCACCGTGATACTGACGCTCTGGAAATGA